The proteins below are encoded in one region of Pseudonocardia sp. DSM 110487:
- a CDS encoding GAF domain-containing sensor histidine kinase, with protein sequence MPDRGSATAVPAVGSAPPVDWSELSAHAPDGLAVVDAAGLFVQLNAAAIALCERDADDLIGMPAPFELACPAPTDAGGLLEDEPAEQVSIWAPVAGVRREFAYRTRPLPGPERATVVAFRDVTAERHRQRRVAAIARTSATLASARSITAMLDAVAREVVQADALAAVQIFTFDGAGRNLQIMGSAGFRRWPDFFDRLMRCRSRGAALRMLDALDGREPVVVPHRWGMIKDDPAWEPLREYLSELEWDSFASVPLMLRGRAEGVLNAFFAPGQVVGRPTLEFLVAMAEQAAVAVDYAALLHEERALARREERQRLARDLHDSIVQQVFSVGMQAKSLSVLGGRGGPVAAATVQRIADEIEDLSKTVLADLRAMVHELRPPTSAAVGLGEAVRALVESTGNRTGLRFDLHVGSGLPDVGSEIAEDAYRIVAEAIHNVVKHAEAGAVTVRVGVRDHVLTVSVADDGRGLRAARAAAAGGSDGYGLTSMRERAERWGGTLRIRQRSAAGTAVRAVIPLPVSVPHERAGERIDVTARVAN encoded by the coding sequence ATGCCCGATCGAGGTTCTGCAACCGCCGTACCCGCTGTCGGCTCGGCCCCACCCGTGGACTGGTCGGAGCTCTCCGCGCACGCCCCCGACGGGCTTGCGGTCGTCGACGCCGCCGGGCTGTTCGTGCAGCTGAACGCGGCGGCCATCGCCCTGTGCGAACGCGATGCGGACGACCTCATCGGTATGCCGGCGCCCTTCGAGCTCGCCTGCCCCGCCCCGACCGATGCCGGGGGCCTCCTCGAGGACGAGCCCGCAGAACAGGTGTCGATCTGGGCACCCGTCGCGGGCGTGCGCCGGGAGTTCGCCTACCGGACGCGCCCGCTGCCCGGGCCGGAACGCGCCACCGTCGTGGCGTTCCGCGACGTCACCGCCGAGCGGCACCGGCAGCGGCGGGTGGCGGCGATCGCGCGGACCTCGGCCACGCTCGCGTCCGCCCGGTCGATCACGGCGATGCTCGACGCGGTCGCGCGCGAGGTCGTGCAGGCCGACGCGCTGGCCGCCGTCCAGATCTTCACCTTCGACGGCGCAGGCCGGAACCTGCAGATCATGGGCTCGGCCGGCTTCCGGCGCTGGCCGGACTTCTTCGACCGGCTCATGCGCTGCCGGTCCCGGGGTGCCGCGCTGCGCATGCTCGACGCGCTCGACGGCCGGGAACCCGTTGTGGTGCCCCACCGCTGGGGGATGATCAAGGACGACCCCGCGTGGGAACCGCTGCGGGAGTACCTCAGCGAGCTCGAATGGGACTCGTTCGCGAGCGTGCCGCTGATGCTCCGCGGCCGGGCAGAAGGCGTGCTGAACGCGTTCTTCGCGCCCGGTCAGGTCGTCGGCAGGCCCACGCTGGAGTTCCTGGTGGCGATGGCCGAGCAGGCCGCGGTGGCGGTGGACTACGCCGCGCTGCTGCACGAGGAGCGCGCGCTCGCCCGCCGCGAGGAGCGCCAGCGGCTGGCACGGGACCTGCACGACTCGATCGTCCAGCAGGTGTTCTCGGTCGGGATGCAGGCGAAGTCGCTGAGCGTGCTGGGCGGCCGCGGCGGGCCGGTGGCCGCGGCGACGGTGCAGCGGATCGCCGACGAGATCGAGGATCTGTCGAAGACCGTGCTCGCCGACCTGCGGGCGATGGTGCACGAGCTACGCCCCCCGACGTCGGCCGCTGTCGGGCTCGGGGAAGCCGTTCGCGCGCTCGTCGAGAGCACCGGCAACCGCACCGGCCTGCGGTTCGACCTGCACGTGGGCTCCGGCCTCCCGGACGTGGGCTCCGAGATCGCCGAGGACGCCTACCGCATCGTTGCCGAGGCCATCCACAACGTGGTCAAGCACGCCGAGGCAGGCGCCGTGACCGTCCGCGTCGGGGTGCGGGACCACGTGCTGACGGTGAGCGTCGCCGACGACGGCCGTGGCCTGCGCGCGGCGCGTGCCGCAGCCGCCGGCGGGTCCGACGGGTACGGGCTGACGAGCATGCGAGAACGCGCCGAACGGTGGGGCGGGACGTTGCGGATCCGGCAGCGATCGGCCGCGGGCACGGCCGTGCGTGCCGTCATCCCGCTCCCCGTCTCGGTGCCCCATGAGCGGGCCGGCGAACGAATCGATGTCACAGCGCGGGTCGCCAACTGA
- a CDS encoding aminomethyl transferase family protein, translating into MPPESLAAAIARAGNAVDLLRNAATPAHTFPIAPEFTNWRSEQRAWARTCALLDQSHHMTDLFIEGPDALRLLSDLGVNTFANFGVNRAKQFVAVNADGHLIGDAILFHLEESHYDLVGHPMVIDWVQFHIETGDYKATAERDGNSAVRTGPPTLYRYELQGPTAAAVIEQATGAPLPATKFFHMAEFTIAGRRVRGLRHGMAGQPGFELFGPWADGEAVLATLLAAGADHGLVRAGAKAYSTANLESGWVPAPLPAIFAADDSRLAAYRDWLPAAAVGSLGGSVDSSNIADYYLTPYDIGYERNVRFDHDFVGRAALERIAEAPPRRKVTLVWNPDDVAAAIGSLFTPGPGAKHIDLPKARYALHQQDKVLAGGDRADEQVGVSLDCGYLANERAMVSLATVDVAHSAPGTEVVVLWGEEPNSAKPQVEDHRLSRIRATVAPVPYVQFARDEYRGK; encoded by the coding sequence GTGCCCCCCGAGAGCCTCGCTGCCGCGATCGCGCGCGCCGGCAACGCGGTCGACCTGCTGCGGAACGCCGCGACGCCGGCCCACACGTTCCCGATCGCGCCGGAGTTCACGAACTGGCGCTCCGAGCAGCGGGCGTGGGCACGGACGTGTGCGCTGCTCGACCAGTCCCACCACATGACCGACCTGTTCATCGAGGGACCGGACGCGCTTCGCCTGCTCAGCGACCTGGGCGTCAACACATTCGCGAACTTCGGGGTGAACCGGGCCAAGCAGTTCGTCGCCGTCAACGCGGACGGCCACCTGATCGGCGACGCCATCCTCTTCCACCTGGAGGAGTCGCACTACGACCTGGTCGGGCACCCCATGGTGATCGACTGGGTCCAGTTCCACATCGAGACCGGCGACTACAAAGCGACCGCGGAGCGCGACGGCAACTCCGCCGTCCGCACCGGGCCGCCGACGCTCTACCGCTACGAGCTGCAGGGGCCGACCGCCGCCGCCGTCATCGAGCAGGCCACCGGAGCTCCGCTTCCCGCGACGAAGTTCTTCCACATGGCCGAGTTCACGATCGCAGGCCGCCGGGTCCGCGGGCTGCGCCACGGCATGGCGGGCCAGCCCGGCTTCGAGCTGTTCGGGCCGTGGGCCGACGGCGAGGCCGTGCTCGCGACCCTGCTCGCGGCCGGGGCGGACCACGGGCTCGTCCGGGCGGGCGCGAAGGCCTACTCGACGGCCAACCTGGAGTCCGGCTGGGTACCAGCGCCCCTTCCGGCGATCTTCGCCGCGGACGACTCGCGGCTCGCGGCCTACCGCGACTGGCTCCCTGCCGCCGCCGTCGGATCGCTCGGCGGCAGCGTCGACTCCAGCAACATCGCCGACTACTACCTCACGCCCTACGACATCGGCTACGAGCGCAACGTCCGCTTCGACCACGACTTCGTCGGCCGCGCCGCCCTGGAACGGATCGCCGAGGCCCCGCCGCGCCGGAAGGTCACCCTGGTGTGGAATCCCGACGACGTCGCCGCGGCGATCGGCTCGCTGTTCACCCCCGGCCCGGGCGCCAAGCACATCGACCTGCCGAAGGCGCGCTACGCCCTGCACCAGCAGGACAAGGTACTGGCAGGCGGTGATCGAGCGGACGAACAGGTGGGCGTCTCCCTCGACTGCGGCTACCTCGCCAACGAGCGCGCCATGGTCTCGCTCGCCACCGTCGACGTCGCCCACAGCGCTCCGGGCACCGAGGTCGTCGTGCTATGGGGCGAGGAGCCGAACTCCGCCAAGCCGCAGGTCGAGGACCACCGCCTCTCGAGGATCCGGGCCACCGTCGCCCCGGTCCCGTACGTGCAGTTCGCCCGCGACGAGTACCGGGGGAAATGA
- the purU gene encoding formyltetrahydrofolate deformylase: MTPDRPGQPGVGQHCVLTLSCPDTLGIVHAVSGFLVQHGCTIRESQQFEDPDSGTFFMRVQFARADGATLDVDQLRGDFSDVSVRFGMTWRMVDASEHQRVIIMVSRFAHCLNDLLFRTSVGELNLDVVAVVSNHPDLGRLADNYDVPFRHIPVTPDTKAEAEAALLELVRTERVDLVVLARYMQILSDETCKQLEGRAINIHHSMLPSFKGARPYHQAHARGVKVIGATAHYVTGDLDEGPIIEQELMRVDHTMSADEFAAHGREVECRALARAVRWHTENRVALNGTKTVVLQ; this comes from the coding sequence GTGACCCCGGACCGGCCGGGACAGCCCGGTGTCGGGCAGCACTGCGTGCTGACGCTGTCCTGCCCCGACACGCTCGGCATCGTGCACGCGGTGTCCGGCTTCCTCGTCCAGCACGGGTGCACGATCCGGGAGAGCCAGCAGTTCGAGGATCCCGACAGCGGCACCTTCTTCATGCGGGTCCAGTTCGCCCGCGCGGACGGCGCCACGCTCGACGTCGACCAGCTCCGCGGCGACTTCTCCGACGTCTCCGTCCGGTTCGGGATGACGTGGCGCATGGTCGACGCCTCCGAGCACCAGCGCGTGATCATCATGGTCAGCAGGTTCGCGCACTGCCTCAACGACCTGCTGTTCCGCACCTCGGTCGGCGAGCTCAACCTCGACGTCGTCGCCGTGGTGTCCAACCACCCCGACCTCGGCCGTCTCGCCGACAACTACGACGTCCCGTTCCGCCACATCCCGGTCACCCCCGACACCAAGGCGGAGGCCGAGGCGGCCCTGCTCGAGCTGGTCCGCACCGAACGCGTCGACCTGGTGGTGCTCGCCCGCTACATGCAGATCCTGTCCGACGAGACCTGCAAGCAGCTCGAAGGCCGGGCGATCAACATCCACCACTCGATGCTGCCCAGCTTCAAGGGCGCCCGCCCCTACCACCAGGCCCACGCCCGGGGGGTCAAGGTCATCGGTGCCACCGCCCACTACGTCACCGGCGACCTGGACGAGGGCCCGATCATCGAGCAGGAGCTCATGCGCGTCGACCACACGATGAGCGCAGACGAGTTCGCCGCCCACGGCCGGGAGGTCGAATGCCGGGCCCTTGCCCGCGCCGTCCGCTGGCACACGGAGAACCGCGTGGCCCTCAACGGGACGAAGACGGTGGTCCTCCAGTAG
- a CDS encoding ATP-binding protein: MIRVEDLRSLPLFGDLSDGQIAQLIAAATVVPIESGVELFHEGEPAVFWWALVDGAIELSRTFDREETVVGRMDVPGRWAGGFRAWDERGVYLATGRGKVDGRVLRVPAAALAALSSAWFPFGSHLISGLYHTARSIESTARQRQSLVALGTLAAGIAHQINNPAAAATRAIDELEETCRTLLSSLGLLARNEISARQFVALDALRGEIGSRQVVSNPLAVADLEDDLESWLTGHGVERGWLLAPALAAAGVDVGWCERAGTVIDGAALGPAMEWVASTLSATALLTELKESTARISELVATVKSYSQMDRASMQRVDVAGGVDSTLAMLAHKLGGGIAIVRDYGSDVPPIDAYASELNQVWTNLIDNALDAMDGAGTLRVTVGRDGDAVSVSIADTGSGMSPQVAERAFDAFFSTKDVGKGTGLGLDIARRIVVERHGGTITIDSRPGATALHVRLPARR, translated from the coding sequence GTGATCCGCGTCGAGGACCTCAGATCGCTGCCGCTGTTCGGCGACCTGTCCGACGGCCAGATCGCGCAGTTGATCGCGGCCGCCACGGTCGTCCCGATCGAATCCGGTGTCGAGCTGTTCCACGAGGGCGAGCCTGCGGTCTTCTGGTGGGCGCTCGTGGACGGCGCGATCGAGCTGAGCCGTACCTTCGACCGCGAGGAGACCGTGGTCGGCCGGATGGACGTTCCCGGAAGGTGGGCGGGCGGATTCCGCGCATGGGACGAGCGCGGCGTCTACCTGGCGACCGGGCGCGGAAAGGTCGACGGGCGGGTGCTCCGGGTACCCGCGGCGGCACTGGCTGCGCTGTCGAGCGCCTGGTTCCCGTTCGGAAGCCACCTGATCAGCGGGCTGTACCACACGGCACGCTCGATCGAGTCGACCGCGCGTCAACGCCAGTCGCTCGTCGCACTCGGCACGCTGGCCGCGGGCATCGCCCACCAGATCAACAACCCGGCCGCGGCCGCCACGAGGGCGATCGACGAGCTCGAGGAGACCTGCCGGACCCTGCTGTCGTCGCTGGGCCTCCTCGCCCGGAACGAGATCTCGGCCCGGCAGTTCGTGGCACTCGACGCCCTACGCGGCGAGATCGGGTCCCGGCAAGTCGTCTCGAACCCGCTCGCCGTCGCCGACCTGGAGGACGACCTCGAGTCGTGGCTCACCGGCCACGGCGTCGAACGCGGGTGGCTCCTCGCCCCGGCACTGGCCGCCGCGGGCGTCGACGTCGGCTGGTGCGAGCGGGCGGGCACCGTCATCGACGGGGCCGCGCTCGGCCCGGCCATGGAGTGGGTGGCGAGCACCCTGTCCGCCACCGCGTTGCTCACCGAGCTCAAGGAGTCGACCGCGCGGATCTCCGAGCTGGTCGCCACCGTCAAGTCGTACTCGCAGATGGATCGCGCGTCGATGCAACGCGTCGACGTCGCAGGCGGCGTCGACAGCACGCTGGCGATGCTCGCCCACAAGCTGGGTGGCGGCATCGCGATCGTCCGCGACTACGGGTCCGACGTGCCGCCGATCGACGCCTACGCGAGCGAGCTGAACCAGGTCTGGACCAACCTGATCGACAACGCGCTCGACGCGATGGACGGCGCCGGCACGCTGCGGGTGACGGTGGGCCGTGACGGCGATGCCGTGTCGGTGTCGATCGCCGATACCGGGTCGGGAATGTCGCCCCAGGTGGCGGAACGCGCGTTCGACGCGTTCTTCTCGACCAAGGACGTCGGCAAGGGCACGGGCCTCGGCCTCGACATCGCGCGGCGCATCGTCGTCGAGCGCCACGGCGGAACGATCACGATCGACTCCCGCCCCGGCGCGACGGCTCTGCACGTCCGGCTGCCCGCCCGGCGGTGA
- a CDS encoding SDR family NAD(P)-dependent oxidoreductase: MLDGRVAVVTGAGRGLGRSYARALAAAGASVVVNDLDADVAEETVASIVDAGGSAVAVVGAVGGSEIADALVARAVDEFGRLDVMITNAGALRDRTLRNTTDEDFDLVVTSHLRGTFTCGRAAVRRFREQGDGGRLILVGSPAGQRASFGQTAYSASKGAIVAMMRTWAVEHAKIGVTVNAIVPTALTRMVATIPGLGELVEKADRGEPVPEQVRRKGLGTPDDVAPLVVYLASADSSGVTGQAIAVGGDRIALWTHPDQVAEQLRSGGWTPEAVRDLFATELKSELRDYLPAPLDTGGN; the protein is encoded by the coding sequence ATGCTCGACGGCAGGGTTGCCGTGGTCACCGGGGCCGGGCGCGGCCTCGGCCGCTCCTACGCACGGGCACTCGCCGCGGCGGGCGCGTCCGTGGTGGTCAACGACCTCGACGCGGACGTGGCCGAGGAGACGGTGGCGTCGATCGTCGACGCCGGTGGCAGTGCGGTGGCGGTGGTCGGCGCCGTGGGTGGCTCCGAGATCGCCGACGCGCTCGTCGCCAGGGCCGTCGACGAGTTCGGCCGCCTCGACGTGATGATCACCAACGCCGGTGCACTGCGGGACAGGACGCTGCGCAACACCACGGACGAAGACTTCGACCTGGTGGTGACGAGCCACCTGCGCGGCACCTTCACCTGCGGCCGCGCGGCGGTGCGGCGGTTCCGGGAGCAGGGCGATGGCGGCCGGCTGATCCTGGTCGGGTCGCCTGCCGGGCAGCGGGCGAGCTTCGGCCAGACCGCGTACTCCGCGTCGAAGGGCGCGATCGTCGCGATGATGCGCACCTGGGCCGTGGAGCACGCGAAGATCGGCGTGACGGTCAACGCGATCGTCCCGACCGCCCTGACCCGCATGGTGGCGACCATCCCCGGCCTCGGCGAGCTCGTCGAGAAGGCCGACCGCGGCGAGCCCGTGCCCGAGCAGGTCCGGCGGAAGGGACTCGGCACACCCGACGACGTCGCGCCGCTGGTCGTGTACCTGGCCTCGGCGGATTCGTCCGGTGTGACCGGCCAGGCGATCGCCGTGGGCGGTGACCGCATCGCCCTGTGGACCCACCCCGACCAGGTCGCCGAGCAGCTGCGATCGGGCGGCTGGACCCCGGAGGCGGTCCGCGACCTGTTCGCCACCGAGCTCAAGAGCGAGCTGCGGGACTACCTGCCTGCCCCGCTCGACACGGGCGGGAACTGA
- a CDS encoding endonuclease/exonuclease/phosphatase family protein, with protein sequence MAIACCLLVGLAACTGVTTGLSAAGGTPAAQLTTSQVRVLQLNLCNSGIAACYSAGRSIEEAAAVIRAESPDLVTLNEICEDDLRPLERALARAVPGGKAVSAFQAARDRNTGEGYRCANGEQYGIGIVSRWRAVSGTAPAGGIYPVQDEDDPEERAWLCLDVAATPALGVCTTHLAYTKREVASGQCRYLFDTVIGGMRARNGAASVVVGADLNLDGDNPDLRSCIPPDSALTDDGAVQHVVATPDFVLDTSRTIELRIDTEHPGLLVTLARRAS encoded by the coding sequence ATGGCGATCGCCTGCTGCCTGCTCGTCGGGCTCGCGGCGTGCACCGGTGTGACGACGGGGCTGAGCGCGGCCGGTGGGACGCCTGCCGCCCAGCTCACGACGTCGCAGGTGCGGGTGCTGCAGCTCAACCTGTGCAACAGCGGCATCGCGGCGTGCTATTCGGCCGGCCGGTCCATCGAGGAGGCCGCCGCGGTGATCCGTGCGGAGTCGCCCGACCTGGTCACCTTGAACGAGATCTGTGAGGACGACCTGCGGCCGCTCGAGCGTGCGCTCGCCCGCGCGGTGCCGGGCGGCAAGGCCGTGTCCGCGTTCCAGGCGGCGCGCGACCGCAACACGGGCGAGGGGTACCGCTGCGCCAACGGCGAGCAGTACGGAATCGGCATCGTGTCCCGGTGGCGCGCGGTGTCCGGGACCGCCCCGGCCGGCGGGATCTACCCGGTGCAGGACGAGGACGACCCCGAGGAGCGGGCCTGGCTGTGCCTGGACGTCGCAGCCACCCCTGCGCTCGGCGTCTGCACCACGCACCTCGCCTACACCAAGCGCGAGGTCGCGTCCGGGCAGTGCCGGTACCTGTTCGACACGGTCATCGGCGGGATGCGCGCGCGGAACGGGGCGGCGTCGGTGGTGGTCGGTGCCGATCTGAACCTCGACGGCGACAACCCGGACCTCCGGTCCTGCATCCCACCCGATTCCGCGCTCACCGACGACGGTGCGGTGCAGCACGTCGTCGCGACGCCCGATTTCGTCCTCGACACCTCCCGGACGATCGAGCTGCGAATCGACACCGAACACCCGGGCCTGCTGGTCACGCTCGCCCGGCGAGCGTCATAG
- a CDS encoding response regulator transcription factor → MTALRVLVVDDHSVVRRGVVSYLDVLDDVDVAGEAADGRDALEKLDALSSAGTLPDVVLMDLQMPRMDGVAATGEIVRRFPSVRVVILTSFGENERVHAALQQGASGYLLKDAGAAEVASALYAAARDEVYLDAAVGRRLAQEIRGPRSGLGALTSREREILVLVAAGMSNKEIASELVISERTARTHVSNVLGKLNLTSRTQAALVAVREGLVEPG, encoded by the coding sequence ATGACCGCGCTGCGGGTGCTCGTCGTCGACGACCACTCGGTCGTCCGGCGCGGTGTCGTCTCCTACCTCGACGTCCTCGACGACGTCGACGTTGCCGGCGAGGCCGCCGACGGCAGGGACGCCCTCGAGAAGCTGGACGCCCTGAGCTCGGCCGGGACGCTCCCGGACGTGGTGCTCATGGACCTGCAGATGCCCCGCATGGACGGGGTGGCCGCCACCGGGGAGATCGTGCGGCGGTTCCCGTCGGTCCGGGTGGTGATCCTGACCAGCTTCGGGGAGAACGAGCGCGTCCACGCCGCGCTGCAGCAGGGCGCATCCGGTTACCTGCTCAAGGACGCCGGGGCGGCCGAGGTCGCCTCCGCGCTGTACGCGGCGGCACGGGACGAGGTGTATCTCGACGCCGCCGTCGGGCGGCGCCTCGCCCAGGAGATCCGCGGGCCGCGCAGTGGGCTGGGCGCCCTCACGTCCCGGGAGCGGGAGATCCTCGTCCTCGTGGCCGCCGGCATGTCCAACAAGGAGATCGCGTCGGAGCTCGTGATCAGCGAGCGCACGGCCCGCACGCACGTGAGCAACGTGCTGGGGAAGCTGAACCTGACCTCGCGCACCCAGGCCGCGCTCGTCGCCGTCCGGGAGGGCCTTGTCGAGCCGGGTTGA
- a CDS encoding methylenetetrahydrofolate reductase, with protein sequence MMSTETNDRATNDRAEPNQTTSAPVSRREALVRALRNTSYEVLPFKKTEAAVLEHVPLDVALTVTTTEVKGLGPTIDLAVRLSRHGYTAAPHLAARLVRDDAHLTDIVAQLREAGVRSVFVIGGDAAEPAGTFPDALSLLRRLDEIGHPFTTVGIGGYPEGHGHIPDDLIDKAIEQKAPHATQVITQLCFHADTTMNWARGIQARGVALPVRVGIPGAVSRQKLVRITAGLGLGQSARFLKKQQSMLWRFFLPGGYSPNRLVKRLTPGVGQPGSNLAGFHVFTFNELEKTQTWRKEWLARLEAA encoded by the coding sequence ATGATGTCGACAGAAACGAACGACCGAGCAACGAACGACCGAGCCGAGCCCAACCAGACGACCAGCGCTCCCGTCTCGCGGCGGGAGGCGCTGGTCCGGGCGTTGCGGAACACCAGCTACGAGGTGCTCCCGTTCAAGAAGACCGAGGCGGCCGTGCTCGAGCACGTCCCCCTGGACGTGGCCCTGACCGTCACCACGACCGAGGTGAAGGGCCTCGGCCCCACGATCGACCTCGCCGTGCGCCTGTCCCGCCACGGGTACACAGCGGCGCCGCACCTCGCGGCCCGGCTCGTCCGCGACGACGCCCACCTCACCGACATCGTCGCGCAGCTGCGCGAGGCGGGCGTCCGCAGCGTCTTCGTGATCGGCGGCGACGCGGCGGAACCGGCCGGCACCTTCCCCGACGCGCTGAGCCTCCTGCGACGCCTCGACGAGATCGGGCACCCGTTCACGACCGTCGGCATCGGCGGCTACCCCGAAGGTCACGGGCACATCCCCGACGACCTGATCGACAAGGCCATCGAGCAGAAGGCGCCGCACGCCACCCAGGTCATCACCCAGCTCTGCTTCCACGCCGACACCACGATGAACTGGGCCCGCGGCATCCAGGCCCGCGGCGTCGCCCTGCCCGTCCGCGTCGGCATCCCGGGCGCCGTCAGCAGGCAGAAGCTCGTGCGCATCACGGCGGGGCTCGGCCTCGGCCAGTCCGCCCGCTTCCTCAAGAAGCAGCAGAGCATGCTGTGGCGGTTCTTCCTGCCGGGCGGCTACAGCCCCAACCGGCTCGTCAAGCGGCTCACCCCCGGCGTCGGGCAGCCCGGCAGCAACCTGGCAGGCTTCCACGTCTTCACATTCAACGAGCTGGAGAAGACGCAGACATGGCGCAAGGAGTGGCTCGCCCGCCTGGAGGCGGCGTGA
- a CDS encoding methionyl-tRNA formyltransferase — protein MRVVAFGYMTWGRRTIEAVLEAGHEVPLIVTHPDGDNAYEKIFNESVAELAADRGIPLMVRNRAGDAETREAVAAAGADVMVVSNWRTWLPPEVFSAPRLGTVNVHDALLPAYAGFAPLNWALINDEPEVGVTAHRMNGDFDAGDIILQWSTPVSDDDTIVDLFDRTLAMFGPITVEALDLVASGRREPTPQDRAKASYFHRRGDEDNRIDWTWPARDIFNLVRAQVDPYPNAYCFYRGERLRLLRARVTDDAIGGTPGRIVIRRGSGVVIVAGPDARRGRNPGLLIERVRTDDGSEFDAAEYFPHMGGYLTSHPPRDDA, from the coding sequence GTGCGAGTCGTGGCGTTCGGTTACATGACCTGGGGTCGGCGCACCATCGAGGCGGTGCTCGAGGCCGGTCACGAGGTGCCCCTGATCGTCACCCACCCCGACGGCGACAACGCCTACGAGAAGATCTTCAACGAGTCGGTTGCCGAGCTCGCCGCCGACCGCGGCATCCCGCTCATGGTCCGCAACCGCGCCGGGGACGCGGAGACGCGCGAGGCCGTCGCCGCGGCCGGTGCCGATGTCATGGTGGTCTCCAACTGGCGCACGTGGCTGCCCCCCGAGGTGTTCTCCGCCCCGCGGCTGGGCACGGTGAACGTCCACGACGCGCTGCTGCCCGCCTACGCCGGCTTCGCCCCGCTGAACTGGGCGCTGATCAACGACGAGCCCGAGGTCGGGGTCACCGCGCACAGGATGAACGGTGACTTCGACGCGGGCGACATCATCCTGCAGTGGTCCACACCCGTCTCGGACGACGACACGATCGTCGACCTGTTCGACCGCACTCTCGCGATGTTCGGCCCGATCACCGTCGAGGCCCTCGACCTGGTGGCGTCCGGCCGCCGGGAACCGACGCCGCAGGACCGCGCGAAGGCCTCGTACTTCCACCGCCGCGGCGACGAGGACAACCGCATCGACTGGACATGGCCTGCGCGCGACATCTTCAACCTCGTGCGGGCGCAGGTCGACCCGTACCCGAACGCCTACTGCTTCTACCGCGGGGAGCGGCTGCGGCTGCTGCGCGCCCGCGTCACCGACGACGCGATCGGCGGCACGCCGGGGCGGATCGTGATCCGGCGGGGGAGCGGGGTCGTGATCGTCGCCGGGCCCGACGCGCGGCGCGGACGCAACCCCGGCCTGCTGATCGAACGCGTGCGCACCGACGACGGCAGTGAGTTCGACGCCGCCGAGTACTTCCCCCACATGGGCGGCTACCTCACCTCGCACCCTCCGAGAGACGACGCATGA
- a CDS encoding DUF6247 family protein, with protein sequence MTAPAGAGHHDGPPATTPRAIRAVLLPEEVGDFDREWRTALARAAETLDLTEVFDTLERWRRIARSTQADPQAHRRMLATAARLRAGENLPSASADDLRALINQRLGR encoded by the coding sequence GTGACCGCACCCGCAGGCGCCGGGCACCACGACGGTCCCCCCGCGACCACGCCCCGTGCGATTCGGGCCGTGCTGCTGCCTGAAGAGGTCGGAGACTTCGACAGGGAGTGGCGCACTGCCTTGGCGCGCGCGGCTGAAACGCTGGACCTCACCGAGGTCTTCGACACACTCGAGCGATGGCGACGGATCGCACGGAGCACCCAAGCCGATCCCCAGGCCCATCGCCGCATGCTCGCCACCGCTGCACGCCTCCGTGCCGGCGAGAACCTCCCGAGTGCGAGCGCGGACGATTTGAGGGCGCTCATCAATCAGAGGCTCGGCCGATAG